The following nucleotide sequence is from Nesterenkonia xinjiangensis.
TGCGTTACCCAGTGGTAGGTGTTCATGACCGCCTCTTCGAAGTCACGGCGGGCCTGCTCCATCGTGTCGGCGACGTAGACGTCCCTCACCAGCGCAATCCCTTCGCCCAACGGGACCTCGCGTCCCTGAGCTTCGGACGCCTTCTCCCGGTAGAGCTCGAACCGCCCCTTGAGCTCGGACACCGGCGGCATCCAGAAGATCGCCTGGGTGCCCTCGGAGGCGGCGTTGATGATGGACCGCGGAGAGTCGATGACCTGCCAGAGGGGCGGACCGGGCTGCTGCAGGGGGCGCGGCACCAGGGAGAGCTTGGTGATCTCTCCGTCCTGGGTGAATTCCGGCGTGGCCGGGGACAGCGGATGGTTCCACTGCACCCCCGGGACGGGGAACTCGAAGAACTCGCCCTTGTGGCTGAAGAATTCGTTGCTCCAGGCTTTCTTCAGGACCTCCATGGTCTCCTCGAAGAGGGCGCGGTTCTTCTGCTGGTCTCGCGGGTCGGCGGCGGGGTTGAGGTTGACGGCCTCCCTCCCATAGATGCCGCGACCGACTCCGACCTCGAGGCGCCCTCCTGAGAGCTGGTCCAGCAGCGCCAGGTCCTCGGCGAGGCGCAACGGATGCCAGAAGGTGACGATGGAGGCGGCCTGGCCGATCCTCAGGGTGCTGGTGCGGGCGGCGATGTCCACGCCCATCAGGATCGGGTTCGGCATCAGCTCCTGGCCTTCATGCCCGAAGTGGTGTTCGGTGTACCAGGCTGACCAGAACCCCGCGGCTTCGGCGGCCAAGGCGTACTCTCGTGCGTCCTGCATGTGCTTCTGGTAGTTCCCCAAGTCACCGGGGGCTCCCTGTCCGTGGAAGACGGAGAATCGCATCGTGGGTCCTTTCTGCCGGGCGGCACCGGCGAAGTCTGGAGGAGCGATCAGCTGGGCGGAACGCGCAGCTCAGTTCTCCTGTGTGGCGGTGCGAGGGTCGGTGAGGACCTCACGGACCGAGGCGTAGACGTGATTGCGCATCGCAGACTCCGCGGCGAAGTGATCCTTGGCCCGGATCATCTCCAGCACGGCACGGTGCTCGGCGGTGGAGGCGCGGATTCGACCCGGATGCTCTGCTGTTCTGAGCACCATCCGGTGGAAGGCCAGCTGATTCATCAGCAGGTCGTAGTGCTCAAGGAGTTTGCGGCTGTCTGCCCCGCAGATGATCGTCCGGTGGAACTCATCCACCAGCTCCGCGTATCTCCCGGGGTCCTGGGCCTCGCCGGCGCGATCCGACTCCTCGACGTTCCTGTCGAGGATGTCGAGCTCAGGCACTGGCCCCCGCCGTGCCATGAGTCCTGCCGCAAGCCCTTCCAGACTCTCCTTGAGCTGGAACAGCTCCACGATCTCGCGGCGAGTAGGTTCCCGGACGAACGTCCCGACCTTGGAACGAATCTCGACGAGACCTTCCAGCTGAAGCTGCTTGAGGGTCTCGCGGATGGGAGTCCTGCTCACGTCGAATCTCTTCGCGAGTGAGATCTCGGATACGGAGGCTCCCGGAGGAAGCACTCCGCTGACCACGAGTCCGCGCACCTTCTCCAGCAACGTCGAGTCCGCCAGCTCAGGTGATCCAGGTGATGTGAGGTCCGTCATGTATGCAACATAGCTCGAGAGGTGCTGAGTGGTCAAGCCTCAATTGAGGGCGAATTCTGGCGGATCCCCGGAAAATCTACCGATCCGCCGGAACTCATTGACGGGTCGATGTGACCTGACTTACTGTCTGTTGCATGCATCAGATGACCACACATGACCTTGAACACGCATGGAAGCTCGCCTGGACGCACGGGGACGTCTCGGCCCTCACAGATCTCATGGCGCCGGGATACACGCGCCTCAGCCGCGCCTCGGGCACCTGCCTCACAGCGGAGGAACTCGGGGAGGAGATCCTCACCATCCGCCGAGGCTTCCCCGACATCGAGACGACGATCGACTCGATCGTCGCCGAGGAGGAGCGGTTCGTCGTCTTCTGGTCCACCGTGGGAACTCACACGGAGACCTTCCTGGGCGTGCCTGCCACGGGACGGACCGTGAAGACCTACGGAACCAACCTCATCACCCTCCGCGGCGGCCAGATCATCCATGAAGAAGTCACCTGGGACGGCACGGAGATGCTGCATTCCCTCGGCATCCGCCACCTCAGCGACGCAGGTTCCTCGGCCCAGCCCGTCCGCACCGATGACCTCAGCGGTGACCCCGACCCGGAGATGCTCAAGACCTTCAACCGGCAGTTCGTCACGGGTGTCACCGTCGTCACCACTCAGGACGACGAAGGACGCCCACGAGGTCTGGCGGTCAATGCCTACGCCTCCGTGTCGCTGGAACCGCCTCTGGTCCTGGTCTGCATCCAGAAGAGCTCCTCGACGTATCCTGCCCTGTTCTCCGCAACCCACCTGGGGATCAACATCCTCGGCACGCAGCAGCGGGAGACGATCGCGACGTTCGCCTCCAAGGCTCCGGACAAGTTCGCCTCGGTCGCCTGGCATCCGGCTCCAGGAGGCAGCCCTCTCATCGATGGATCCCCGGCCTCGCTGGAGGCGGAGATCCGGGACCGCTTCCAGGCGAAGACGCACACCGTGTTCATCTGCCGAGTCGGACATGCCGAGGTGACCGACGCCGACCCCATGCTCTACAAGGCCGGCCGCTTCTACGACAGCGACGGCCTGACCCAGATCTGATCTCCGCTCCGCAGCCGCCGGCCGAGACCCCGTACAGCCAGAGAATCGGAGAGCACCATGGCCCGTGACACCAGCACCTCCACCCCGGAGCAGCGCAGTCCCGCCCCGCCCCCGGGACGACCCTCGAGGGCCGTCTTCTTCGTCGCCGTCACCCTCATCCTGGTGTTCATCCTGGTCGGGGCGTTCCTGCCTGACCAGCTCGGGGAGGCCTCGAGCCTGGCGCTCGCATTCGTCACCGAGACCACGGGGTGGTCGATGCTGCTGATTCCGCTGGCATTGATCGTCCTGCTGTTCGTGCTGGCCGTGACGCGGTTCGGGCGCATCCGGCTCGGGCCTGACGGATCCCGTCCCGATTATCCGACGTATGCCTGGATCGCGATGCTGCTGGGCGCCGTGATGGGCATCGGTCTGGTCACCTATGGGGTTGCTCAGCCGATCTCGCACCTCTTCACGCCACCGCATGGACTGTCCGAGCCGGGCACGCAGGCCGCCGTCGTCGACGCCCTGCGGTTCACATTCCTCGACTGGGGAGTCCACGCCTGGGCGGTCTTCGCCCTGTTCGGGCTGGCCATCGGCTATTCGACCTATCGGCTGGGCAACAAAGGTCTCGTCTCCGCCGCCCTCAGACCCCTGCTCGGACGCCATGTCGACGGGGCAGCAGGCAAGGCCATCGACGTCCTGGTGATCATCGCGACCCTCTTCGGGACCACGACGTCGCTCGGACTGGGAGCTGCCCAGATCAGCCAGGGTCTGACTCTGATCACCGGCGTCGACATCACCTCCACGACATCGCAGATCGTCATCATCGCGATCGTCACGGTCGTGTTCACCGCGTCGGCGGTCTCAGGCATCAGCCGCGGGATCCGGCACCTGAGTGAGATCACCATGGTGCTGGCCGGGGCCCTCCTCATCTTCGTGTTCATCGCCGGCCCCGGCACCTACCTGATCCATATGTTCCTGCGCTCGATCGGCAGCTACATCAGCGACTTCACCGCGCTGAGCATGATGATGCCGGCGACGGAGACAGATCTGGAGTGGATGCAGTGGTGGACCTACTTCATGATGGCCTGGTGGATCAGCTGGGGCGCGTTCGTCGGGATCTTTCTGGCCCGCATCTCCCGGGGGCGGACCATCAGGCAGTTCGTCTTCGTGGTGCTCGGGGTCCCCGCGTTGGTGTTCGCCGGCTGGTTCACGGTCTTCGGCGGCAGCGCCATGTACATGGACATCAATGAGGGGACCGCCATCGGGGAAGCGGCCGCGAAGGACGTCAACCTGGCGTTCTTAACCCTGCTCGATCAGCTCCCCCTGACCCACATCACCTCGGTCGTCGCAGTGGTGCTGGTGGTGCTGTACTTCGTGACCGGCGCCGATTCGAACACCTATGTGCTCTCGGTGATCTCCTCAGACGGGACGATGCAGCCGCGCCGGAGAGTGCTGCTGGTATGGGGCGTGCTCACAGGAGCT
It contains:
- a CDS encoding LLM class flavin-dependent oxidoreductase; protein product: MRFSVFHGQGAPGDLGNYQKHMQDAREYALAAEAAGFWSAWYTEHHFGHEGQELMPNPILMGVDIAARTSTLRIGQAASIVTFWHPLRLAEDLALLDQLSGGRLEVGVGRGIYGREAVNLNPAADPRDQQKNRALFEETMEVLKKAWSNEFFSHKGEFFEFPVPGVQWNHPLSPATPEFTQDGEITKLSLVPRPLQQPGPPLWQVIDSPRSIINAASEGTQAIFWMPPVSELKGRFELYREKASEAQGREVPLGEGIALVRDVYVADTMEQARRDFEEAVMNTYHWVTHWRGLGNLMEQDEELTDAHTLDFDMLMERNMLVGTPEYVREKIEELQHEVGLEHMMLWTTHPGLKHENAMRSLELFSTEVMPHFAQDAGAAGDSR
- a CDS encoding BCCT family transporter — translated: MARDTSTSTPEQRSPAPPPGRPSRAVFFVAVTLILVFILVGAFLPDQLGEASSLALAFVTETTGWSMLLIPLALIVLLFVLAVTRFGRIRLGPDGSRPDYPTYAWIAMLLGAVMGIGLVTYGVAQPISHLFTPPHGLSEPGTQAAVVDALRFTFLDWGVHAWAVFALFGLAIGYSTYRLGNKGLVSAALRPLLGRHVDGAAGKAIDVLVIIATLFGTTTSLGLGAAQISQGLTLITGVDITSTTSQIVIIAIVTVVFTASAVSGISRGIRHLSEITMVLAGALLIFVFIAGPGTYLIHMFLRSIGSYISDFTALSMMMPATETDLEWMQWWTYFMMAWWISWGAFVGIFLARISRGRTIRQFVFVVLGVPALVFAGWFTVFGGSAMYMDINEGTAIGEAAAKDVNLAFLTLLDQLPLTHITSVVAVVLVVLYFVTGADSNTYVLSVISSDGTMQPRRRVLLVWGVLTGAVAAVLLYAGGLQALQTTVILSAAPFIFVILALAVATVMQLRRDPLMEAMSTSTHEIAIVQQARRGSAEQSTTPGDVSGRKAAGPDGEDS
- a CDS encoding flavin reductase, coding for MTTHDLEHAWKLAWTHGDVSALTDLMAPGYTRLSRASGTCLTAEELGEEILTIRRGFPDIETTIDSIVAEEERFVVFWSTVGTHTETFLGVPATGRTVKTYGTNLITLRGGQIIHEEVTWDGTEMLHSLGIRHLSDAGSSAQPVRTDDLSGDPDPEMLKTFNRQFVTGVTVVTTQDDEGRPRGLAVNAYASVSLEPPLVLVCIQKSSSTYPALFSATHLGINILGTQQRETIATFASKAPDKFASVAWHPAPGGSPLIDGSPASLEAEIRDRFQAKTHTVFICRVGHAEVTDADPMLYKAGRFYDSDGLTQI
- a CDS encoding GntR family transcriptional regulator gives rise to the protein MTDLTSPGSPELADSTLLEKVRGLVVSGVLPPGASVSEISLAKRFDVSRTPIRETLKQLQLEGLVEIRSKVGTFVREPTRREIVELFQLKESLEGLAAGLMARRGPVPELDILDRNVEESDRAGEAQDPGRYAELVDEFHRTIICGADSRKLLEHYDLLMNQLAFHRMVLRTAEHPGRIRASTAEHRAVLEMIRAKDHFAAESAMRNHVYASVREVLTDPRTATQEN